From a region of the Oryza sativa Japonica Group chromosome 6, ASM3414082v1 genome:
- the LOC136357014 gene encoding uncharacterized protein: protein MRTTTRMECTAAAPLGGVRAGRTRAAGRPASRPLPPRPPASGLRPHNARSHPRRRPPFGVRSSPARNPPPPPRPPAGVGVGSSVLARPPPASAPATPAAIPAAGRSSASAPRPPAARRRLRARPSVFSPALRHRPPAATASSPALRHRPHAAAASSPARCV from the coding sequence ATGAGGACGACGACAAGGATGGaatgcacggcggcggcgcctctcggcggcgtgcgcgcgggGAGGACGAGGGCGGCGGGACGGCCGGCGTCGAGGCCTCTGCCTCCGCGCCCGCCCGCCTCCGGCCTCCGCCCCCACAATGCCCGtagccatccccgccgccggccgcccttcGGTGTCCGCTCCTCGCCCGCCcgcaacccgccgccgcctccgcgcccgccTGCCGGCGTCGGTGTCGGCTCCTCGGTCCTCGCCCGCCCGCCTCCGGCTTCCGCCCCCGCAACGCCCGcagccatccccgccgccggccgctcgtcggcgtccgctcctcgcccgcccgcagcccgccgccgcctccgcgcccgccCGTCGGTGTTCTCACCGGCGCTCCGCcatcgcccgcccgccgccaccgcgtcctccccggcgctccgccaccgcccacacgccgccgccgcgtcctcccccgCACGATgcgtttga
- the LOC9269703 gene encoding uncharacterized protein produces the protein MVQTFDKRITSSHQNGTVPMFTLHAHEMAVLSISFCPSVPNFLATASADKTVKLWDISSNQPSVIASLNPKVGAIFSISFSKDNPFLLAVGGQKGNLKVWNTLTEPLVANKIGKHGSS, from the exons ATGGTTCAGACATTCGATAAGCGGATAACTTCATCGCATCAAAATGGAACGGTGCCCATGTTTACTCTGCATGCCCATGAAATGGCCGTTTTATCCATTTCATTTTGTCCATCTGTCCCCAAT TTTCTGGCAACTGCTTCAGCCGATAAAACG GTGAAGCTCTGGGATATATCAAGCAACCAGCCGTCTGTCATTGCTTCGCTGAATCCGAAAGTT GGTGCTATTTTCTCAATATCATTTTCAAAAGACAATCCCTTCTTGTTGGCTGTGGGAGGGCAGAAGGGCAACTTGAAA GTCTGGAATACATTAACCGAACCATTGGTGGCCAATAAGATTGGCAAGCATGGAAGTTCATAA